The stretch of DNA tttcattagtttcaggtgtataccccagtgactagacatttataacttactaagtgatcatcccaataaatctcatacaCATCTGGCACCATAACTATGTATAAttactagaatattattgactacaccCCTATgatgtattttacatccccaagactattctgtaactaccaatttgtacttcttaatcattTCACCTTTTTTAAACATCCCTCCAAtgtccctcccatctggcaactatcaaaatattctctgtatctatgagtctatttctgttctgcttgtttgtttatctttttagattcaattgacaatagatatgtatttattgctattttattgttgatattttttatctttttttccttcttaaagaagaccgtttaacatttcatgtgatactaatttggtgatgaagaactcctttagctttttcttatctcagaagctctttatttgtccttcagttctaaatgatagctctgctggatacaGTGActttagttgtaggtccttgcttttcatcattttgaatatttctcgccagtcccttctgacctgcaaagtttctgttgagaaatcagtcgACAGTCTTATgtgagctcctttgtaggtaactgtttttctcttgctgcttttaagatttttctttgtttttaatattttgcattttaattataatgtctcttggtgtgagcctctttgggttcatcttgtttgggactctgcacttcctggaccagtatgtctatttccttcatcaggttaaggaagttttctgtcattattatttcaaataagttttcactttcttgctctctctcttctccttctgcacccccatgatgtgaatgttggtgcacttgaagttgtcccagaggttccttacatTATCAtagtttttttggattcttttttctttttgctgttctgattggttgttttttacttccttatattccaaatcactgtttAGATTCTTGGTtccatctactctactgttgattacctataaattattcatttcagttaatcTATCCTTCATCTATGACTggtttttttcttatagtttccatgtccttttttatgctgttgaagttctctctaaATTCAACTACTCTTCTCCTAAGTTCTTtgaccatccttataaccagtgttttgaactctgcatctagtaggttgtctccattttgtttagttttttttctggagtttttgttttgttctttcatttgagacatgtttctttgcctccccactacggcagcctccctgtgtttccttctatgtattagctagagctgctatgtctcctgcACTTGGTAGAGTGActtaatgtagtagatgtccagTACAGTCCAGTGGCAAAGCCTCCCGATTCACCCAAGCTGGGGACTCCAGGTGTACCCCACCATATGGGcggtgtacaccctcctcttgtagttgaaccttgattgctgttggcccatcaatgggagggatttacccccaggccagctggctgcaagtactggctgtgaccactgtggaggatcagctgtgcagaggccctCCCTACAGAGCAAAACTTACTTCAGTAGGGCTTTGGTGCCTGATGATTCTGCCCCTTGAATGtatcacttgtggaggtggttgggtggtgctacAATGAGGTCTGAAGCTATCCGCTAAGTGTGCTGGCTCTGGTGCCTCCCAGGAGGCACAGCCAATGTTAGCCACCACCCGTGTTCTGCCTGGgaccacctggcatgagctattGTACAATCCACATATGGCTGCTGCTTATACTAGGCTTGGAGGCgcccaggcaaggccaagttgtgaaccaagggtggctgctgctagtgctggaccCTGGGCCACTTAGGGAGAGGTATGGGgcatgctgaagccagatgcttcTTGTTTGACAGATTTTGGGAAAGTCTGAATCCTGAGCCAAGACagaccatttgtatggaaaagccactggaaacagcctgggtgggcctgcaagttgggtgaGGCAGGGTCTCAGAGAATCACTAGGGCAAGGCAAACAGTGATATCCAAGTTGATAAAGACTCAGGTGTGGTACCTGCCTTCTGGCTCTGAGTAGGGAAGgttcatcaaaggaacaatggtctCTTGGAGAACTACAGTCTGAGAGAAGGCTGTCCCTGATGTcaaacaattcagttcctcctcataACCCCTGGAgctttttgagctgctgccccagttcTGGAGTTCAAAAGGAGtgtgtctgagtaagtctgtgcacagTTCTTTTAAGAGGGACTGCGTGGGACTCTAGAAGCCCTCTATTTCACTCAGCCACAATGCCCATTGACTTTTAGAACCAGAAGTTAGGGGCACttcccttcctggcactggaaccctgcgctgggaggcctggtgtggggttgggtcCCCTGGCTCCTCAGCAGGcccctctgcagctgagatatccctcccaatttttatctgtcacacttgggtgtgggaccagcccattctacatctctgtccctcctaccagtctcaaagtggcttctttatatcccaAGTTTGTAGGACTTTCATTCAGCTGGATTTCAGGTGGTTATGAATTGTGATTGTtatatagtttagttgtaattttgatgtagttgtggaAGGATGCATGTACCGTGTTTACCTACTTCATCTTGATCAGATGAAATGGATCATTTACAACTTTGAAGGAATCACAAGATTGTCTTCTGGTTTCCAGTGTTGCTGCTGAGAGGTCTGGCGCTGTTTTGACTCCTGATCTCTTGTTATGTGGCCTTTCTTCACTCTGAGAAGCTTTCAGGATCTTTCCTTGGTCTTTGGTGTACTGAACTGTCACAAAAATGCACCTTGGCATAGTTTAGTTTATTCTTGTTCATTAGGTTATTCTGATGGCCCCTTTTGATCCTTCTGTTTGAagacactttatttattttacttacttattttaataattccttGCCTTCagtttttctctgatttctttttctggaacccCCATTATTCAGATGTTGGACCTCTGACCATTttcctctagttttcttttttctctgtttaaaaaattctcttttttacttttgttgtacTTTTCCAGTGTCTCTACTTTATTTTCtaggcttttatttcattttttatttctactgtcataattttaatttctaagagcttttttttgttttctagtttttaaatagCATCATATTTTTTACAGATTCAATATCTCTTATCTCTCTGAGGATATTAATGATcatctttttgaaattttcatcaTTCTGCATAGTTTCttgtaaattgtttttgtttatttttgttttgttttgatatgtCTCTCGTGTTAGAGGTTTTTCTCAGCTGCTTAGGGATCATTAGCTCTAGGCAAATATGTATGAGTAGAATGTTAAGAACACGATTAAAAATTATCCGCTGGAAAAAAATTATCCGCTGGGTTTTGCTGACTGGTCTGCACTGTAGAGCAATCTAGCTGAGCTATTTTACTGGGGATCTGTGGTGTTGGCCTTCTGGCCCTTGGACCATTCAGATCCCCAGGGAAGACTCTTCCAGTCTTCTGGGCAGAGTATCAACTTGGTCTCATTTACTTCCCATTTTCAGTGTGGTCCTTTATGTCAATGCTGTTTGATGTTACCTACTTCAAATCtctcttttatctcttttatcttctttaagaaaaaaaatgtctagcTTTCTACTTGGGTGATCTGATCACTTCTGAAAGAGCCTTTTAACCTGGTCTGTTCTTGTCAACACCATCTTTGCCACACTTCAGAACCACTCAGCACCGCCAGTGCTTGGGCCTCAGGGCTGCCTCCCAGGACTGTGGGAAGCCCCCCAGGACCAGGGGAAGCCTTCACGTACTCTGTAGGTTGCTTAGTGGCTTTCCCTGCTGCTGACTAAAACTCATCTTTCTTGGGTCTGCTGAGTCAATTACACCTGTCTTGCTATCTAACTTTCCAAATTTCGTTGCTGTCATctcttttcctattatttttgtctttgtgatttgtgccttttaaaagaaaataagtccCATTGTTGTTGGTGAGGTTTCTGGAGGAAGATATAAATATGTGAGCTCACCACCTTCAAGCAGAGATTTCCCGCATTGCTATTACGAGAAAGCAAGTGTGTCTGAGAGCAGTAAGCGCTGCAAAGTGTTCCCAAGGGGGACCAAAGAAGAATTGCTTTCTCATCATCAACTCACTAGGAACCACAGGAAGAGAGCCAACAATAGGGCCTAGGATcctttatttctgtatctttttgaCACCCTCCTTTTTCACACAGGTGAAAGGGTGAGGGTCATACAGGCACAGGTGTGTTAGTGAGATAACCTGCACGGCAGACTCTCTCCCCATGTGGGAAATTTTCGAGTGCGGCAAATCCTACCCTGGGCTCTGTATCTATCCAGACTTGGTCGTGGTCTTTCTTTTTCAGCGAAACTACTAtttgttttatctcttccatTCCCAATCCCCAAACCTACTATATAGGATGATGAGAGCCTGAAGTATCTCACACATGAGGAAAAGGACGTCATCCTGTTTTTCGAAGAGACTATTGATTCCCTGGAGGATGACTTCGAGGAGCAAGTCCTCTGTGACAGTGGGGTACACTGTCACTCCCCACAGTCTCTGGAAGGGAGCGCTTCCAGCCCCTCAGAGCCAGAAGATGTCATCGACTTAGTGCAGCCAGTACCCGCGGCTGGGGAACCTGAGCGCCTTCCGGGTGTGACTGAAGCAGCAGGTGAGGCGTGAGGCCCCTGTCCCCAGACTCTGGcttgctttgtgtgtgttttacatgCCACAGAGGCGCTGCTCTGTGTGTCTGCCACTGTGGAGGCTCTCGGGGCTTATCTGGTTTTTTAGGGTAGTTTGTTcaactaccgtattttgccatatataatatgcattctttttgcccagatttttgaaggaaaaataagggtgtgtgTTATTCATAGGTAGtcctaattccatatctatagaaatgtttttaattcttttatttatgctcttGTGTTAGAAGTATAActagaaagcagtaatgatatctgtatgcaaaataataccctggaatgcaattatctgttttgtttcaataaataaataagtaaataaataaataattgaatgaaaaaattgaaatgaaagatttttcttttcctgaaaatttgggccaaaaacatggtgCCCATTATCCATGGCAAAATAGGGTAAGTAGATATTTTCTTAGCATATTAGGATGACAACATAGGAGAAAGGAAATTCCAAAAGGGCTAGAATTAAGAATGAGACTAATTGGGCATACAGATAGCTTGTCTATctgtattaaaaagaaagaaaattggaaatagCTTCCAGGTAACAGTTCATTATAGAAAGAAAACATGTGAGGTACTTGTATTTTAGCCCTTGAAGTTGCATCTCACTTTCTGTGCAAGAGTATACCCCTATTGCTGCAGCATGACTTTCcaaggtgggcactggaaatgaAAAGTCAGCTGGCTCAGGAAAACAGGAGAAGATCAGAACAAAAACTCAGCTCAGGATCCTCTTTGTGCCTTTGCTTTACTCGGGGCAGCACCGGAAGAGAGGTGCGCCCTTTGTCCTTCGAGTCCTGTGATGCAACCAAAGGAGAGGGACAAGGAgaaagttttcttccatttttcttcctaattagaaataaatgtggTCAAGGGGATAAGGGTTGGTAATGATGAGGAAAAactagaaaggaaaataatttagctCTGCTAACtacaaaatattgccatttgtcaTGAGcctctagaaatatttttttcttttttattcgtAAGCAGTGCTGTGTGCTACACCCAATTTCACATACTATGACCGTAGATTCCAAAGATGGAGCTTAGTTTGCAGCCATCTCTTTAAAGAAGAGACTTAACATGAAATCCCTATTTTTGTCACATTTCTTTAAAGTATGCCTCCTAAAATTTGAACCAGctgttccttttaaaatgtcagatCATATAAAATGTAGAGGAAAACACACTTTGAAAGTAAGCCCTTGCCCTTCACTTCCCTAACATGGTATTTGCATAACAATTTTaagtgcctgctctgtgccaggcaccatgtgAGGTTCTGCAGTACGAAGACAAGTACGACACTGCCGTTCTGCAGCAGGAGACAGGTGTGTGAACCGAAGGGCGGAAAAGTGCTAGGCATTCTGTGGTCCGTGTATGTTCTGGAGGTAGTAAGGGCTCCAAGGCTGGCATATAAATCTCATCTGGGCCTGTCAGGAAACATTTCCGTTGCACAGAGGAAAGTGAGGGACTCCTTGGTGTGGCACACCACCTTCCAGCCTCCATTTCCCCTTGGTAAAAATCCCTGCTAAGGTAAGTTACTTTTCCTCCTATTAATGCCTCAGGAGGATGGGGCCTCAGAAGGTTGCTTTTACCATGTGCTTCCCAGGTACTGGCCTTTTCTGACCTGGCAGTCTTTCACTCTGTCATCCTGTGGTTATGAGAATCATGTACTCTGTTCCGTTTCATTAGCCCAGGAGACAGGGATAGAGGGAGTTTAGTTTACAGGAGGTACTGCTGAAGTTGGAATTATGTCCATTTGAGATCCTTTTCAGCTCAGTGGGAAGGGAatgtaatgtgtttatttttacataaggTCACATAAGCTTATGAGgattctccttccttctcagggGCTGGGCCCGTTGGAAAGGAAGACATTCCTGCCCTGGAGCTCGGGACACAAGGTAGAGAGATTTCTCCCCAGCCAGAGTCCACAGTTCCAGAGGTCCCTCCTCAGCCGCCgtccctgcctgtccccacagcGCCAGCCCACCCCAGGAAAGAGCCGCTCTCTGCTTCTCCTCCAGCAGAGCACCCAAAGCTGCCCCGCTCGGTTCCCACTCCGCTCGTTATCGCCCAGAAAATTTCTGAGAAGTTGGCGGGAAGTGAAGCCCTTTCACCTACCTCTCCCTCAAAGGAGGGCAGGCCTGGAGAATGGTGGACACTGACTTCCACAGCCCCTCGAATTGGAGACCACTCGTTGTGGCACAGACACACGGCACAGCCTGCACCCAAGGTCCACCGCTTCCCCAGCAACATCAGCGTGACCAACAGTGCCGGGAAGGAGTTCAACAAGACCATCTCCAAGGCAGCGGTCAGCGTGCAGGAGCGGAAAGCCCGGGTCCTGGCCAACATTAATGGcgtctcttttctctccttgggAGAAATGGAAGATCGGGCCCAAAAGGGTGATCTCCCTGAGCAGAGGAGAAGCCTCTTGCCGGAGCAGGGGACACGTGACCAGAGCAAGCCGGGCCCCATCCAGGAAGCCTTGTCCGCACGGGCAGGAGGGCAGCCCAGCAGTCAGCAGTCCAGAGGCGTGCAGACGGAGCAGACCCCGCCACTGGCCAATGGCTTCCAGAGCATCCACGATGTCCTAAAGGGTGAGCCTGGTGGCTTTTTCTCTACTGGGAAAACTGTCACCTTCCATCCGGACCCTGCTCTCACCAGCAAACTTGCACGCCAGAACGCCAGCAAGAGCTTGTACGAGCACCGGCCGCCAGACTGCAGCCAGGATGCTAGGAAGCGGTCAGGTTCgctgcccagggctgtggggtTCAGACCCCAGGGCATCACGGTCCAGTTTGCTGGCCGAGGCTCCACTGAGGAAGCCCGCCGAGAGGCCCTGCGAAAGCTCGGCCTGCTGAAGGAGAACTTGTGAGGGAGAGCGAGTGGGGGCTGGAGGATGAGGACGGCCAGGTTTGTTTGGCCCTGTAGTGCACTGTGCGCTGTAAAGAGTAGTCACGCCCGTCCCAATGGCGGTGCCCTGCTGAGGACCAGCGGTGACAGGTACCAGGACTCAGGAGTCGGAGCTGGGGGCTGAGAACAGTAAGGGCTGCCCCGTCCCATCCCACCGCTGAGCTGGGATTTCCCTCTGTGAACAAGGGACGGCCCCATATCATCCTTTTTTCCCAAGAACTCAGAGAATAACCTTGAAGACCTAAAGGTTTCTGTGATTTGTCACTTCCATCTACTTTAAGGATGCGGGAGAAGGGGGCTTGGGTCTAATTTGTTATTCAAGAGTCTCTATTCTAGCCGTTGATCCCAAGCATACCCACGTGAAAGCCAGTGTAGGTCTCTCGTACCCAGTTCTCCAAGATAGGGAGggatttcttctccttttctaagaaaatgttaaattttcgTAGtgtcttaaaatacatttttggctttttgtttttgaagggtAAAGAACAGTATGTTAGCCCTAACTATGCCTTTGTGTCTTGATATAATTTGGTTTGCCTAGTTTTTTTCTGATGGAAAATTGAAATGCAACGTTTAGAGTAGGATGTACTATAATTTTGAGTTGTGAGAGTGGAATAGAAAGGTTGAGTTCGGAAAGGGTGGCAATTTAAAGAACACAAGTCTCATCACACTGAAGGTCTGTCACTGGGAGACGTGTGTACGAGCACTTACTGTGTACATACGTGTACATAGTGTTTATAGAAACATGTTATCATACACATATATAGGTGCTGCGTGGGCACATACACGTTCGTCGTCGCATATACATAAGCTTCCTAAAGCCCTGTACTCTGGATAGACACAGCCATCCCAGTGGGGACAGATGACACAGAGACTGCTACTTCCTAACGTGGAAGTCTTTTAAGGACCCCCGTCTGCACAATATTGTGGTGAGTCCGTGTCTTAAAATTCTGCGATGCGTGTTCTGTTCTCAGTTAAAGTAATGTTCCAAGTAAGGTTCCAGATAAGCagaattgtttctctttttagtgaggaacattttcaaaggcttAATTTATCACCTAATTTTAGTTCTGCATTTTCCAAGGTAGCTAGtaaacagaaggaaacaaaagatCCTTCAGATTCCGTGTGTTCTGTAAGCAAGATCTCAGGATTAAtgtaaaagggaagaaaacagcgGACTAGGTGACACTGCCTGAGGAGGACTAGTTTGCTCCCACACCGTCCCACTGCTGAGTTGTAGCCACAAGCATTATCACCAGAACTATTTCAGGCTGGCGTCTTGAACCTCAGATAATAGACTGGGAAGGGCCACCCTCAGATACCACACCCCTTTGTTATTATATCTCAGCCACTGTCACAGAATGTTTCTTTCCTGTTGAGTATTatttaaattcagatttttaaatgtgctGTGAAGGATATTTTTTGTAGTATTCAACTTGCCTTGTAAGTTACATaaaatgattgtatttttttttctctccgaACTACAGTATTTAGTGTCTTGGCCAGCTCTTGTCCTCCTGAAATAATATCATGGATTTTTAATGGTcttaattgaaatatatttttaaagtagtttttattttactccCGTTTATATTGGATTTGGTTAAAGGGTTCTTGAGGGCTGGATCATCTTTTTTACAAAGTGAGATGCCCTACACAGTGTTTAAAAACAGAGGGTCTTGATATGGCTGACATTCTAAATACCCTTATATAtgaagactatttctttttaccttatcCTGACTTCATTATGATTAAGGTGAACTTGACTATATATAGTACATTTGTTCTCATaatgacatttttgaaaataaattgaaatttatcTTATGTATaaacaactttgtttttaaattttatacttattctcaattattttcttttaaatggttaTGTTCTTTCCTtacatttattcataatttctaCTTCCTCTTTATCTGTAATTATACTCACTATTATTCTGGTCATGTGCCCAAACGCTAGAAATTAAAGCCATACATTTTGTACAAGGTTGAAATCATAGCTGCTGATGAAGTAacctgtctgtgtgtgtattgTGTCAACAAAACGGCTGGTTTGCTGAAGGGCATTAGTTTTCTCGCCATACTGCATGATAGGACGTTCTTAAAGGGTCGCCAAATGAATTTTAAGGACCATATTGCAAAGCAAAATCgtaatgaaaaggaaagatgaaTCTTAAGTGCCCAGTTGGTTTTTTTTCAAGTGATACTTGTAGATCAGTCTCCTTTTTTTGAAACTCTTTATCTTAAAATCAGGGAaacattattttgcttttaggaATGTACGCACAAACTGCCCAACCAGAATCTCACCTGTACTTTGCAGTTGCCAGGGAAACAGGGCCTGTTCCGtctctcccccattcctcctctcctctcctgtgtTTGGTTCCTGGTGTGTACACTCGCCTTCACAAAACCAGCGGAaatgttgatttttgcttttctgcCCCAGCTCACATTcttgtcctgtgaggctggctgAGGAGAAAGGCGCAGCCTGGGACCCCTTGGCCACAGGTCTCTGAACCTGAGGATGCACAGCCGCAGCCAGCAGTGCTGTGCGCTGGCTCCTTGTCCTGACTGCGACAGTATAGGATCCTTCCCTCACAACCCCTGACGGGGGTCGGGgagtcaggggtggggtggggagcggcTCCCCATGAAGGCGCCCCTTGAAATCAGTTTTCATGAAGAGGTTCGTAGAGTTAATAAGCAAGGCCTTACAGAACAGTTAGGGCTGACCTTTTTATTCgtaaaaatcagaaatgtaatGTAGTGTTCTCTTCGTTAAATTCCCACAGCTTTGGCTATGTGAAATCAGTTCTTTATGTTTATTCAAGAGTAGTAAACAGAGAGAactaagataaatataaaaagttttcTCTTATCGAGGAACTCATAATTGCTATGCTGGTTTCCTAACCAGGTGGCAGAATGAGGCTCTGTTTCTCTCTGAGAGTATTTTATTGCCCTGGAGGAACAAgcttaataaactttttttccctaaacTGCTCCCAGGGGTTCTTAAATGTTTGCACCAAATCCTTGTGTTCTCTGAAGGAGCAGggcttgtttttttcccctttttcttcctgCCCCCACCTGTGGCCTGGGATCCGGGAGCTCCTgggtggcaggaggaaggggaggagtgtgggggaatgCTCACCTGTGAAAGGTTCATGTTTTCATTGAAATGACAAGTCACCAAACaggttttgtttcttctcttcacAACAAGGCTTTTTCCCTGCTTTAAAGCGTGGGGAACAAGTTCCATATCCTTTTCTAATCTACTTTCTGGACAAGCTCTGCTTTCAGATatctgagaaaagagaaagccGAGCTCTGGGCTGCCCGTCCTGGGAAAACTGGAGCTCTGGGGCTGAACTTGAAATGGAGGACCGCCTGGGCGGGCACAGCCCGCCGTCCCCCTCCAGCTCCTGCTTTCGCTCCTGCTTCAGAATCGCCAGAATCACCCCCTTCACTGAGTGACGCTGCTGCAGGGGTGAAACCCCATCTGTCTGCACAAGGAAGCATGATAACCTTGGAACGCTCCCTGTCCCACACTTGTTAGCATAAAACGACCAGCCTTTGTGTGTGACAGCTGCAGTCATTCTTTAAATGTCTCTTTAGTCAAAGAAAGGTAGCTCTCCTGCACATTCTAAATGCATAAGACTTAAGAAATGCCAGTCACTGCTGTCATCAGTAGGCTCATTCTCCCTCCTGGTTACTGCCCAGCTGGGGGGCAGCCGATGGCCCCTGGAGCCAGGCCGAGCCTACCTGGAGGGGACCATCACGTCAGCCCTATCCAGTTTGCTCTGTACAGAATCACTTCAGGCTTACTTCTTATCTAAGTGGCCTGAACTTTCCATTCAACAATGAGCTAAGAGGAGGGACATGGTGGTTTCCAGAAATGATGTGGAAAGCCTAAGTGACAAATATAGTAATTATCTGGCCTGGGTGGAGGCAGACCCCAAATCACCCTAGGGAGCAGGTGGTAGAAGCAGAGCCCACCTCTCCAGAGAATTGAGCAATCCTGGGATACTCCCAGTATACTTTTCACCGCCTCACTCCTTGTCATCCCCATCTGCCATGGTTGCGCACAGGTCCCTCTGCTCCGGACACACTGGGATCGAGAGCAAAGCCGAGTCAGGAGGAACCCCTGGCCTTGCTGGTTGAGCTCAGTGTAGGCGTTCCCGATTCCAGCTGCTTTTTCAGAACTATCATGGCCAACCATTTACCAGCAGACCTTGGCTTCTGAATGAGGTTCAGCGAACATTTTGAAGGGGAAACCGGCCTGGTTTTGAGGAGGGCCTCAGGGTCTCCTTTCTGGGTGCTGGAGCTCCAAGTGTGGTGGCTTAGGTTCAGATTCGGTGATCACCCTCAcgccactgcccctgcccccaggaaagGTGGCAGCTGTGCTGGTCCAGCCGGGTGAAAGCTGTGGTTAATGGAACTCAGTCATTGATAAACAGGTCACACCTCATAAACTTTGAGTATTTGTAT from Phyllostomus discolor isolate MPI-MPIP mPhyDis1 chromosome 1, mPhyDis1.pri.v3, whole genome shotgun sequence encodes:
- the PROSER2 gene encoding proline and serine-rich protein 2 — its product is MPVNHQKSDSSSEMDSDLTPSCRLSDLSRGGSLESRSSSSRSRSLTLDDESLKYLTHEEKDVILFFEETIDSLEDDFEEQVLCDSGVHCHSPQSLEGSASSPSEPEDVIDLVQPVPAAGEPERLPGVTEAAGAGPVGKEDIPALELGTQGREISPQPESTVPEVPPQPPSLPVPTAPAHPRKEPLSASPPAEHPKLPRSVPTPLVIAQKISEKLAGSEALSPTSPSKEGRPGEWWTLTSTAPRIGDHSLWHRHTAQPAPKVHRFPSNISVTNSAGKEFNKTISKAAVSVQERKARVLANINGVSFLSLGEMEDRAQKGDLPEQRRSLLPEQGTRDQSKPGPIQEALSARAGGQPSSQQSRGVQTEQTPPLANGFQSIHDVLKGEPGGFFSTGKTVTFHPDPALTSKLARQNASKSLYEHRPPDCSQDARKRSGSLPRAVGFRPQGITVQFAGRGSTEEARREALRKLGLLKENL